Part of the Paludisphaera borealis genome, ACAAAACCATGACAGTTGTCGTCCTAATTCACGCCGTTCATTCCTCCTCGGTCCTTCGCGATGGGAGGCATACGAGCATGTTTCGTCAGATATTTCGACGAAGCCCGGTCTTGTCCGCACGGCCCGGATTCACTCTGATCGAGATTCTCGTCGTCGTGTCGATCGTCGGGCTGTTGACGACCTTGCTCCTGCCCGCCGTGCAATCGGCCCGCGAAGCGGCGCGGAGGGCTCAGTGCGCCAACAACCTGAAGCAGATCGGCCTGGCCTTGCACAACTACCAGTCGGCCCACAGCTCGTTCCCGCTCAACTGGAGGGACCCGCGCGTGGATCCGGAGCGAAGCCGCCCCTGGTACGTAGCCGGTCGGCCCTATTCCGCGCTGACTCGGCTGCTGCCCTATATCGAGCAACAGCCGGTCTACGCCTCGATCAACTTCGGCGAGGAGACTTTTCCCAGCGACCTGACGTCGGCGTTCCCGTTCCCGCAGAACCAGACGGCGTACTCGACGAGGATCGCAACCTACCTTTGCCCGTCCGATTCGGGACCAAGCCCGACGCCTTACGGCTGCAACTACCGGGGCAATTACGGCCTGGGCCCCATGCCTAGCACCAACGGAGAAAGCTTCGACAGCGGCAACGGCTTTTATTCATTCCCCGGCGTGCTCGGCCCGTACTCGTTCCCCGACGGATTGTCGCACACCGTGGCTTACAGTGAGCGTCTTCGGGGCTCGGGCGACCACGGCGGCCTGGCGCCCGCCCGCGACTTCGGCAACATCCTGGTCATGGACGCCTGCAGCAGCCGGAATGCAGACTACGCGCTCGCTTGCTGCAGGCTGGCCGCGACCCGGGATTTCCCGGTATCCCGGCAGGCGGGCTTTACCTGGTTCTACGGAGACTTCGGATGCACCGCCTACAACCATGCCCAGGAGCCGAACGGGCGGATTCCCGATGCAGTCCAAGTCGATGCATGGATCGGAATCGTCACCGCTCGCGGCGCGCATGCGGGAGGGGTCAACAGCCTGATGGCGGACGGTTCGGTGCGGTTTGCGAGGGACTCCATCAACCGCAAGGTCTGGCGCGCTCTGGGTACCAGAAACGGCGATGAACTCGTCGAATGACGTCGGCTCCCCAAGCGCGAGCAGATCGAAAATCCTGACGACGTGTCGGGATTCACTACGAAAAGGTAAGAAAGGAGATCGATTCCATGTTCTCACGATTCCTGCCCTCATGGTCGACAGCGTCGCAGACGTGCGGGCATACTGTGCCTGGAAAATGCATTACAGATTCCATCTGTCTTCCGACGGGATTCCAGCAGCCGGGATTCTGCCAGATCCCGGGAACGGTCGTCATCCAATAGTGGGCAGCTTGAATTCCGACGTGCCCCATACCAACGCAGCCGACGCCCATCTGACTCAACGCGCCTTGCAGGACCATCGCACACTTAACTGTTGATGGACAAGGGGTTCTGGCGATCCTCCCCTGAAATCCCAGGGATTCAGAGGCTGTTGGAGGCGATCAAGAGGCGTCTAGCGAATCGCCGAATTTCACGGCTCCGCAGGCTCCTTTCATGCGGACGTCGTGGAGAAGAATCCGTTTCCTCGGGATTCAACCTATTCGCCGTAGCTTCCAACCCATCAACAACAAAGTGTGCGCCGGCCCTGGCGTACTTTGGTCTTGCGACTCACAAGTCTACATCGCCGGCGGACAGGCGAACTCACCGGGGGCGTGAACGCTCCTGGGTGAATCGCCCCCTTGCTCCACGCCTCCACCAATCGATACAGGACGACGCAATGTCGACATGCCCATTCATCATGGCATTGACCATCGTTTCCGCTGCCGCCGATGACGGAATCCACGACGTTCGCGCGCTCGTCGCCGCGATGGAGGCGCTCCAACGCCCCGTCGCGGATTTCCGGTGCGAGTTCGAGGGCACTAAGGTTGCCAAGGGGGAGGGGGCCGACGCCGACGAAGATTTCAAGCTGAAGACGGAGGCAAACGGCTTATACGACACGTTCGGCGGCGTTTTCGTATGGAAGCAAGGAGGCGAGATGAACATCGACGCGCTCCATCGAAGGGCCGTTGACAACATAGTCTCGCGCGAACTGGTCCTCGTCCGTCCGCGCGAGCGTGAAGTGGAGTCTCATACCCGCTCGAATACAACCACCATCGGCCATACGGAAATCAGGAAACTCGACCATGTTCCTGTTTGCATGTACGACAGTCCGGCGATGTACTTCCTGATCGACGAAATCAAGCGGTGCATCGATCTCGATTTCTATAAGACCTCCATCGCGAACGACCAAATCGAGGGACGTCCCGTCAAAGCGCTCACCGTGTTTTTGACCTTCAAAGGCCCCAAGGAAATCCCCGATCAACTCCTTATGCGTTACTGGATCGATCTTCATAAGAGCGGCCAGGTCGTGCGAAAGGAATACTACCAGGATGACGTCTTGGGATCGCGATGCGAGATCACCCTGCGATCCTTCAAGGTCGGAAGCGAGGACGTCTGGATGCCCGTCTCGGCGGACATCAAGTCGTATGTCAAGAACGTCAATGGGAAGCCAGCCGTCTTCAAGGATCCGGTCTTACTCCAGTCCATCTACGCAATCGACGGGATCATGCAGTTCAACAAACATCCAGGCCCCGACGTGTTTACAGCCAAATACAAGCCGGGCACACCGATTTCAGACCATGTCCGCAAGCTGAAATACCAATTCGACGAGGAGAAGATCAGCCCGCGGCCCACCATGGCCGAGACCGAGGCGATGCTCCACAGCCAACTCGCCAAGGCGGAGGCGCAGAAGAACGAACTGGTCGCCGCGCCGCTTTCCGAGGGCTTCAACTGGTGGTCCTTGTCGGTTGCGGGCATGGGAGCCGCCGTCCTGGCGTCCTTGGCCGCGCTGTGGATGCAGCGGCGAGCCGGTTGAGGTCGATACGCTGTTCTTGCACGGAGCCGACATGAATACCACCGCAACGTACTTCCGGATCGGTTTGACGGCCGTCGTCTACCTCGCGGCAGGCCTCCACGTCCAGGCTGACGACGAGCGCACCAAGCTCGATTCCGGCGTCAATGCGCTCTTCCTGTTGCATCGCCTGGAAGGCCGACCTGGGGCGGTAGAACAACTCCTTTCAAAGCTCCCGGCACACAATCCGGAAGGCTACTCAATGGCCGAGCTCGCCTCCTCCTCGGCGTCGCGGCGTCGTCCGCATGGGGGTGGATCCGTTCATCCCAGGCACGGCGGTCGTGGCGTCGCTGACCGCCCACTGGATGCAAAGACGCGCCGGGTGAATTCGACATGCCCTCGGGTCTGAATCAAGCGAATCGCAGCCTCGCCAGATTTCCGTTTACTTCCCGCCACGAATGTATTACTTTTGTTAAACACCATAAAGGGTGAGTGGTTGGGAGAAGTCGTTCCGCCGCGAGGTCGACGAGTCGAGAGGAGCCGACGCCATGTTGCAGATCGACGGCAAGCCGCACGCAGCCTGCGATGGGGTTTCGCGACGGCGCATCCTTGAGGCGGCCGGCGTGGGGTTGTTCGGGCTGAGCCTGCCGAGGTTGCTCGCGGCCGAGGAGGCGTCGGGCCGGGGACAGGGGCCGAGGCCTCGGGCGCGGGCGGTGATCTTTTTGACTCTGTTCGGCGGGCCCAGCCAGCTTGAGACGTTCGACCTCAAGCCCGACGCGCCCGACACGATCCGGGGGCCGTTCAAGCCGATCGCCTCGCGAACGCCCGGGCTGCTGATCAGCGAGCACCTGCCCAGGCTGGCCCAGATCTCCGACAAATTCTGCGTCGTGCGGTCGATGAGTCATCCGTTCAACGACCACAGCGGCGCGGCCCACTACATCCAGACCGGCAAGATCTGGCACATCCCGATCGGCGCCGGCTTCAGCCCCACGCCCAAGGACTGGCCGTCGATGGGCTCGGTCGTCGAGTACCTCGACCAGCACCGCCAGCGCGAAGGCTCGGCCGGAACGGCGGCCTTGCCCAGCTACGCGGTCGTGCCGAACACCCTGGGCCGGTTGCAAGAGACCGGGCTCTACCTCCGGCCGGGCGAGCACGCCGGCTGGCTCGGCCGCCGCTACAATCCACTGACCACGGTGGTCGACAAGAAGAACCTCCAGGACAACCCGTACTGGCGCGACTGCTCCGACGAGGAGCTGACGTTCCAGATCGAGGGCCTCGCGCCGGGCGAGGGAGTGCGGCTCGACCGGGTGAACCATCGGGTCTCGATGCTCGAAGAGTTCGACGGCCGGCGGCGGCTGCTCGACGGCGCGCGCCGGGTCGTCGAGTTCGACCGGTTCCGCGAACGGGCGCTCGGCCTGGTGACGTCGGCGGCGACCCGCGACGCACTCGACGTCCGTAACGAGCCGGCGACGGTCCGCGACCGCTACGGCCGCCACCTGTTCGGCCAGTCGACCCTGATCGCCCGCCGCTTGGTTGAAGCCGGAGTCCGGTTCGTGACCGTCCATTACGACGCCTGCGACGGCTTCGGCTGGGACTCGCACGTCCACAGCGACGACGTCAAGAACCACCTCATGCCCACCTTCGACCAGGCCCTCTCCGCCCTCTTGCTCGACCTCGACCAGCGCGGGCTGCTGGACGAGACGCTGGTCGTCGCCCTCGGCGAGATGGGCCGGACGCCGGTGCCGACCCCGCGATGGGGACGCGGCCATTGGAGCAAGCTGTTTCCCGCCGTCCTCGCCGGCGCGGGGATTCGCGGGGGGACGACCTACGGCGCCTCCGACAAGGACGCCGCGAACGTCGTCGACCATCTCGTGAACCCCGAGAGCCTCGCGGCCACGATCTACGAGGCGCTCGGCGTCTCGTACGAGCTGCGGCTGCCCGATCCCCAGGGCCGGCCGACCGCGATCGTCGAAGGGGGCGAACCGGTCCGCGACCTCTTCGGCTGAGCCCGCCTGCCGACTTCCCGGGGAGGTCGCCGGCAGGCCGCGGCTTCTTCTCAGTTGGCCGCGCGCGCCTGGGAGGCCTTGATGATCTGTTCCTTCACGGCTTCCAGGTTGAAGCTCGCGCCTTTCTGCATCGGCGGGAACTCGATGAACGTCGCGCCGACTTTCGCGACCTCTTGCTGCACGAAGGTGAACCGCCAGAATTCGTGGGAGAAGAAGTTGTAGTAGTTCAGCGACCCGGAAAGCCCGGTGCGCTCGAACGGATCGAGGCGGATGTTCGTGAGGATCGGCCAGTCGGGCTTGACCGTTCCGCCGATCCAGCCGTTCGGTTGATCAATGAATCGGTACTTGTAGTCGTCGACCCGGACCGCGCCGAGCGTTCCCTCAGCGAAGTACAGCACCTCGCGGCGCCGCGACGGCCCCTTGCCGGTGATCAGGTCCATCTGGTCGTAGCCGTCGAGGTGGACCTTGTACGTCCTGTCGCCGAGGGTCTTGCCTTGCTTCAGTTCCTCGGCGATTCCGGGGCCGCCGGCCGCGTCGACCAACGTCGGGAACCAGTCGAGCCCGGAGATGATCCCGTTCTCGACCTTCCCAGCGGGCACCTTGCCCGGCCATCGCACGATGCAGGGGACGCGCATGCCTCCTTCGAGCACGGTCCCTTTTCCGCCGGCGAACGGCGTTTGACCGCCGTCGGGCCAGGTGAAGTTCTCGGCGCCGTTGTCGGTCGTGAAGACCAGGATCGTATCGTCCGCGACGCCCAGATCGTCGAGCTTCTTCATGACCGAGCCGACGATGTCGTCGAGCTGAGCCATCCCGGCCTCGTAGGTGTACCAGCCGTTCTCCGACGTCTGCAACTTGGCGTACTTGTCCGACAAGTGAGTAATGACGTGCATACGGGTCGGGTTCAGCCACACGAAGAAGGGCTTGGCGTCCGCCTTGGCCTTGTCGATGAACTTGAAGGTGAGGTCGAGGATCTCATCGTCCACCGTCTTCATGCGGTCGGGGTAGAGGGGACCCGCGTCCTCGATCTTCTGCTTGCCGACCTTGCCCCATCGAGCCTCTTCGGTCGGGTCGTCCGTCTCGGTCGCCCAGCTATGGATCATGTTCCGCGGCCCGATCTTGGCCTTCAGCTCGGGCGGGTAGGAATGGAAGGCCGGATCCTCCATCGCGTCGAGGTGATAGAGGTAGCCGAAGAACTCGTCGAACCCGTGGGCCGTGGGGAGGTACTCGTTGAGGTCGCCCAGGTGGTTCTTGCCGAACTGTCCCGTCGCGTAGCCGTGCGACTTGAGCGCCGTGGCGATGGTGGGCGCCGCCGCGACCATCCCGACCTTGGCGCCGGCCTGGCCCACGGTGGTAAGACCGGTGCGGATCGGCAACTGCCCGGTGATGAAGTTCGCCCGGCCCGCCGTGCAGCTCGGCTCGGCGTAGTAGTCGGTGAAGAGCATCCCCTGAGCGGCCATCTTGTCGAGGTTCGGCGTCTTGCCCGCCATCATTCCCCGGTGATACGCGCCGATGTTGAACCAGCCGACGTCATCGCCCATGATGAACACGATGTTCGGCTTCTTCCCGGACGAGGCCTGCGTGGTCGTAGCTGTGGCCGTGGCCGTGATCGCGCCGGCGTCGGCGGTGGACGGCCGCGTCGCCCCGTCGTCGGCCCTCGACGCGGGGCTGACGTCTCTTGTAGCGGCGAGGACGCCGAGCATCGCGCCCAGCGCCCCGCAGGCCAACGCTTGAATCGTGCCAATCTTCATCTTCTGAAAGCTCCGCAAGAGGTGTGGGGAGAAACCCGGTCAGGGACGAGGTCCACGCGGGCAACTACGGGATCGGCCGGTGCTTCGGTCACTCGCCGGATCCGTCTTGCTTCGTTTGATCGGTCTTCCCGCGCCGTTCCAGGTATCGTGAACTCGCCGCCAGGCCTTCGATCAAGTGAGGAACTGCGCCGAGGATTCCAAAGGCGCCGAGGATGACCATCCCGTGACCGACGCGGACCTGCCCGTGGGAAACGTCTTCTCGAAACGTATGGGAGGCGTCGCTCAGGCCGATGAAGAGCAGCGCGATCCCTTTCACCAGGTTGGTGAGGGGATTCTCCACGAACGAATTGATCGCCCGCGCAATCCGATCCCGTCGATCGCTCATGATCCGTCTCGCCGAGTTTTCTGTGGGACTACGATTCGGATCGGTCCGCCGCCCGCATTCCGGCTTGCGGCGCGAAGAGACGCCACACACCAGACGGCCAGCGCCGAGTGCAAGACGACCGCCGGTCGCAGGCCGACGCCCGACATCCCCAGGCCGACGCTAGCGTAGCTCAGCAACGCAACGGCCGCGACGTTGTAGAGCAATAAGGCCGCAACCAGGCCCGAGGCCGTCCACCCCAGAGCGTCGTCGCCAGCGAACCAGCAAGCCGCCGCGATTGAACAGAGGGCCGAGCCGAGCAGCCGCCCCATGATCAAACCGGCGGGCGAATCGATCGGAGAACCCAGCAGCATCGAGGCCGCCGCGGACGGTGCGATCAAGAGCGCGACGCCGGTCCCAGCTTCGAGAACGGCGGTGGTGGTGAGCAACGATTTCATGAGTTGTTTCTGACTTGGGAAACGGTCGCACCATCGCGGCGACGGTGCGGCCGTTCCGACCTCACGCGGACGCCGTGGACTCAGCGCGCGAACGCCAGGCCCGGGTCGTTTGCGGGGGCGCCGGTCGCCCGGAAGTTGAAGTGCGTGTCGTCCAATCGGGCGACCTGACCGGTCAGCGCCCCCATCTGGGACTTCTGGTCCGCCGAGAGAGTGAGCGTGCCGTCCGCCAGGGTGGACTTGCCCGAGATCGACGTGGGGGGCTTGCCGGGGGCTGCGATCGTCCAGGTGAAGCCGCCGTCGTCTTTGATCGAGAGCGTGACCTTGGCATTCTGCGGAGCCGAGGCGTTCCAGTCGCCCGTCAGCTTGCCCACGTCGACCGGCTGGGCTTGGGAGGGCGCCGCACTCCCGGCGCTGGCCGGCTGGAGCTTGCTGAGAAGCTGGGCCGAGAGCGTGTCGTTGGGCTGGAGCGCGACCACTTCCTTCAACTGGACGGCCGCGGAGTCGCTGTGCCCTTGCGTGATGTAGTGGTACGCCAGCAGGAAGCGGGCTGGGGCCGACGTGCGGTCCGCCTTCACGAAGGCTTCCAGATTGCGAACTTGCTCGGTGTAGAGATTCGCATCGGAGTAATTCCCGATCAGCGTGGTCCAGTCCCAGCCCGGGCCGACGGAGAGGACCGCGTAGAGAGGTCCCGCGGCCTGGTCGTACTTGCCCTGGGCGAAGAAGACGAGCGCGAGGAATTCGTGCATCGTGGAGTCGTTCGGCATCTGCCCGATCGCCTGCTGATCGCGCTGAAGCGCGGTGGCGTAGTCGTTCGACTTGAACGCCTCGCGGGCCTGATCGAAGAGTGCGGTCGCCTGGTCGGTCACGGTCGGTTGGGGCGCCGCCGCGGCGGTGTTGAGCGGCTGGGTGTAGTCGGGAGCGGGAGCGGAGGCGGCACCATCCGCCGGCTGAGGTTGACCGACGGGCTGCCCAGCGACGGGCGCCGCCATACCGGTCGCATAAGGATTGCTGTAGCCGGAGTAGCCGTAACCGTACATCGGCGAACCCACTCCCCAAGCACCGACGCCAGCCGAGCTGCCCATGCCCATCGCGCCGTAGTTGCCGTTCCAGTAGCCATTGGTCATACCGGGGTGGTACTGGTCGTACTGATTGCGATTCGCGTACCCCGCTCCGACGGCGGCGGCGCCCGCGTTGGAATAGGGGCTCTGGTTGCGATTCGCGTACCCCGCTCCGACGGCGGCGGCGCCCGCGTTGGAATAGGGGCTCTGGTTGCGATTCGCGTACCCCGCTCCGGCTGCGGCGGCTCCTGCGTTGGAGTAGGGGTTCTGGTTACGATTGCTGTAATCCGCGCCGGCGGCTGCGGCGCCGGCGTTCGAGTGGGCGCCCGACTGGTTGCGATTGCTGTAATCCGCGCCGGCGGCTGCGGCGCCGGCGTTCGAGTGGGCGCCCGACTGGTTGCGATTGCTGTAATCCGCGCCGGCGGCTGCGGCGCCGGCGTTCGAGTGGGCGCCCGACTGGTTGCGATTGCTGTAACCCGCTCCGGCGGCTGCGGCACCCGCATTGGAGGGGCCCTGGTTGCGATTGTTGTAGCCCGCGCCAGCGGCGGCGGCCCCGGCATTGGAGGGGTTGCCCGACTGGTTGCGATTGCCGGACGCTCCGGCGCCTTGAGGTCGGGATTCGTTCGTGGAGGGGCGTGGCTGGCTGAACGAGGGCGAGTGGCCCATGGAACCGCCGCCACCCCCGCCGCTATATCCGCCCCCGCGAGCGCCGCCACCCCCGCCGCCATACCCGCCCCCACGGCCGCCGCCGCGACCGGCGAAGACGTCCGACGGACTGGCGAGCATCGCCAGAGAGGCGCCCAGAGCCAGATTCACGAGTGTGCGCGTCATGATGATGAGCCTTGGTGAAAAGGATGTGAATCTCGAATGCATCGGCGGATCTCACTTACCGACCTGGGGAGGCTTGCGAACGATGACGAATTCGTCGACCCCGGGGATCGCCGTGCCTCCCAGAGTCCGTTGCACCGATTGCCAACTGATCCGGTCCTTCCCCAGGCGCCGGACGACGTTCGTGGACGATGCCGGTTGACCGTCCTGGCGAACCCCTTCGACCTTGATCACCCACTCGTCGCCGATGCGTGTGAAGTACCCTTCGCCGTGGCCCCCCTCGGAGTCGAAGATCCAGGTCTTGAACTGCTGCTTCAGGGGGTCCCAGCCGATCCGCTGGGTGCCGGAGAGGACGGGTCGGCCCTCGGTCTTCATGGTGAATTCGCGATCAAGAAAGTTGCCGCCGACGGCCCAAGCGCAGGTGGTGGAGACGACCGCGTCCTGACTCTCGTTGACCCAGTCGCCCACGAGCCACTCCAGCTCCTTGAGGTGGTCGTGGGGGGTAAGGTCGCGGGCGATCTCGTCGCGCACGACGGCCTGCCGCCACTGGCCGCCCTGTTTGACGTACACCGCGACGAACCGGCTGACGTCGGGCGCGCCGGCTCCCGCCGCGGGCTTGATGGTCGTTCGGCCCTCCTCGATCGCCGTCTCCGGCCCGAGAAGGCGGAGTGAGTCGACCTTGATAGTGATCGTACTGCCGGGGTTGTCGGCGAACGACCGGGCGTACTGATCGCGGATGGCGGCGCGGCCTTCGGTCCGCTCACCTTGCTCGTCGACGACGATCCCGTTCTCCGAGTACGTGGCCGCGGCGGCCGCGGCGTCGCCAGCGTCGAACGCCTTGGTGAACGCGTCGAGAAGCACCCGGATCGCCTTCTCGTCGTCGCTCCGTGCGGCCGGATCGGTTGCGGCGGTGGCTTGCGGCGCGGACGGACGCGACTTGGTCACCGCCTGAGCGTAGAGTGAGACCCCAGTCGCGTCGAACGCGACGATGAGCATCAGAACGACCTTCTTCATCATCGTTTACCCTCATGCAAAGACGGATTTTCAGCCTTTGGGACCGAGTCGCCGGGGGCGGAGGACGGGCTTTGCCGCGGATCGGAGCGACCGGCCTCGTCGAACGCGAAGCCGACCGGAAGCGCTCGCAAAACCGAGGCAGATCGATCGGAAGTGAATCAAGGCTTGGGACGTTTCCCACGTGAAGGAAGCGACGCGAGCGACACGTCGCTCCGATGAGCTTTCCGACCTCGCCTCACCTTCTTCAAGGAGAGGGCGAGACGAGGTCGCGGCCCAGCTCTGCCCCGAGACGACTTGGCGCCAGGCCTCAGGGTTGGCCGGGAGGGGGCGGCGGAGGGGCGACGCCCGTGTGCGGATCGGGCTGCGGCCCGAAGTGGTCAAACCCCATGCCGGAGAAGTACGCGGTCACCTTCTTGGGATCCGGCTGGACGGCTTGAGAGCTGTACGGGTTCGAGGCCGGCGCCTGCACCTGGTTGCGAAGCTGAACCAGCATCGGGAAGAGGTGGTCGTACGCCGCTTCCTGCGTGGGCGTCTTGGCCGCGCCGAAGGTCAGGTTGAAGCTGTGCATGAAATTGATCACGCTCCCCAGCGTCGTCGTGGGGTACTTGTCGAGGCCCTTGAGGAACGGCCCGACGGAGGGCGTCTGGAGCATCTTGGTAAGGCCGTAAAGCGCCTTCAGGAAATTGTCGGCCTCGCCTCGGTTCTTCGTCCCCTGGGGGAGGACGCTATCAACCTTCGCCTTGAGCGCCTTGATCGCCGTCCGAGCCTTCGCGAGCGTCTCGGGCGAGACCTGGCCCTGACTCGAGGCTTCCTTCCGGGCTGTCGCGACCACCGCGCGAACCGCCTCGCGCTCAGACTTGAAGTCCGGCGACGTCAGCAGGACGTCGGGCACGCCGTTGGCACTCAGGTCTTCCAGGCTGATCGCGATCATGTTGGCGGCGTACTCGAACTCGATGTTCTTGACGAGCTGGCTGTCGACCTGCTGGGTCGCCGCCTTGATCGCCGGGCCCAGGACCATGGGGTTCGTCAAGTCGTTGAGCACCGCGTTCAGCGCATCCCCGTCGTGAACGTCGAGCGTGGAGGGGTTGTCGTGAATCCGGTTGTAGATCTCCACGCCGGTAGCGCTCTGCTCCTTCTGATTGGCCCTCGAACGCCCGTAAAACTCCTTCGCGTTCCTCTGGTTCACCTGATACATGTACTCGTTCACCTGCATGGCGGTGTTGGCGTTCATCGAGCGGGCCTCGGCCGTCTGCTCGTTGTACGCCCCGGCGCCGGCGGCGTAGACCCCCATGCCACGGCCGATACCCTCTTGAAGGGTCGATGCACCGCCCCAGCCGCCCCAACCGCCGTACCCGCCCGGATACCGATACTGGGCGTGAGCCGGTCCCGCCATGAAGGCGAACACCGCGCTCAAAAGAGTCGCCCGCGCAAGGGAACGAAGCATGCTGAAGCTCCCGGATAGGATCTGCGTGATCGGTGACTGGATGCAAAACCAAAGATGGGGCAGAGCCCGAGTCGAGGCCGGTTTTCAGCGACATGAACCGGCGACGAGCGTCCTCGCCCAGCGCCTCGCGGGGACGAGTTCACTCCTATGAATATCGCTCAATCGAAGCCGACGAACCAGCGCCGCCTCGAACAGACGGAACTTTCGATTCCAAATCTACTCGTTTATCGAGACTCTTTGCATATTCAATATCTATGTTTTTTCACTTTGTCAACTCCGTAGCAATTTGAACGTGATCGGTTTTTCATCATGCGTGGAACCTCGAAGCGCGCCCCCGCGACCCGGGACGATCGACCGACGCAACCAGGCGCGAGAACGCCCAATTCCATCGGCGCGGGCCGGGAGGTCGTCGCTTGTTCGAGGCGCAACGGGGCACCATGCGAGGGCCCCCTTGATCGTGGCGGCCGGGACGCTCCGGCGAAAGCGAGACGAGTCTAGACTAGTGCGCGGATGGGTGACGTGAGCTTACGACTCGGATTCTTTCGCGGTTTTCTCTTTGGAAACCATCA contains:
- a CDS encoding DUF1559 domain-containing protein codes for the protein MSARPGFTLIEILVVVSIVGLLTTLLLPAVQSAREAARRAQCANNLKQIGLALHNYQSAHSSFPLNWRDPRVDPERSRPWYVAGRPYSALTRLLPYIEQQPVYASINFGEETFPSDLTSAFPFPQNQTAYSTRIATYLCPSDSGPSPTPYGCNYRGNYGLGPMPSTNGESFDSGNGFYSFPGVLGPYSFPDGLSHTVAYSERLRGSGDHGGLAPARDFGNILVMDACSSRNADYALACCRLAATRDFPVSRQAGFTWFYGDFGCTAYNHAQEPNGRIPDAVQVDAWIGIVTARGAHAGGVNSLMADGSVRFARDSINRKVWRALGTRNGDELVE
- a CDS encoding DUF1501 domain-containing protein; this translates as MLQIDGKPHAACDGVSRRRILEAAGVGLFGLSLPRLLAAEEASGRGQGPRPRARAVIFLTLFGGPSQLETFDLKPDAPDTIRGPFKPIASRTPGLLISEHLPRLAQISDKFCVVRSMSHPFNDHSGAAHYIQTGKIWHIPIGAGFSPTPKDWPSMGSVVEYLDQHRQREGSAGTAALPSYAVVPNTLGRLQETGLYLRPGEHAGWLGRRYNPLTTVVDKKNLQDNPYWRDCSDEELTFQIEGLAPGEGVRLDRVNHRVSMLEEFDGRRRLLDGARRVVEFDRFRERALGLVTSAATRDALDVRNEPATVRDRYGRHLFGQSTLIARRLVEAGVRFVTVHYDACDGFGWDSHVHSDDVKNHLMPTFDQALSALLLDLDQRGLLDETLVVALGEMGRTPVPTPRWGRGHWSKLFPAVLAGAGIRGGTTYGASDKDAANVVDHLVNPESLAATIYEALGVSYELRLPDPQGRPTAIVEGGEPVRDLFG
- a CDS encoding arylsulfatase; amino-acid sequence: MKIGTIQALACGALGAMLGVLAATRDVSPASRADDGATRPSTADAGAITATATATTTQASSGKKPNIVFIMGDDVGWFNIGAYHRGMMAGKTPNLDKMAAQGMLFTDYYAEPSCTAGRANFITGQLPIRTGLTTVGQAGAKVGMVAAAPTIATALKSHGYATGQFGKNHLGDLNEYLPTAHGFDEFFGYLYHLDAMEDPAFHSYPPELKAKIGPRNMIHSWATETDDPTEEARWGKVGKQKIEDAGPLYPDRMKTVDDEILDLTFKFIDKAKADAKPFFVWLNPTRMHVITHLSDKYAKLQTSENGWYTYEAGMAQLDDIVGSVMKKLDDLGVADDTILVFTTDNGAENFTWPDGGQTPFAGGKGTVLEGGMRVPCIVRWPGKVPAGKVENGIISGLDWFPTLVDAAGGPGIAEELKQGKTLGDRTYKVHLDGYDQMDLITGKGPSRRREVLYFAEGTLGAVRVDDYKYRFIDQPNGWIGGTVKPDWPILTNIRLDPFERTGLSGSLNYYNFFSHEFWRFTFVQQEVAKVGATFIEFPPMQKGASFNLEAVKEQIIKASQARAAN
- a CDS encoding tetratricopeptide repeat protein, which gives rise to MTRTLVNLALGASLAMLASPSDVFAGRGGGRGGGYGGGGGGARGGGYSGGGGGGSMGHSPSFSQPRPSTNESRPQGAGASGNRNQSGNPSNAGAAAAGAGYNNRNQGPSNAGAAAAGAGYSNRNQSGAHSNAGAAAAGADYSNRNQSGAHSNAGAAAAGADYSNRNQSGAHSNAGAAAAGADYSNRNQNPYSNAGAAAAGAGYANRNQSPYSNAGAAAVGAGYANRNQSPYSNAGAAAVGAGYANRNQYDQYHPGMTNGYWNGNYGAMGMGSSAGVGAWGVGSPMYGYGYSGYSNPYATGMAAPVAGQPVGQPQPADGAASAPAPDYTQPLNTAAAAPQPTVTDQATALFDQAREAFKSNDYATALQRDQQAIGQMPNDSTMHEFLALVFFAQGKYDQAAGPLYAVLSVGPGWDWTTLIGNYSDANLYTEQVRNLEAFVKADRTSAPARFLLAYHYITQGHSDSAAVQLKEVVALQPNDTLSAQLLSKLQPASAGSAAPSQAQPVDVGKLTGDWNASAPQNAKVTLSIKDDGGFTWTIAAPGKPPTSISGKSTLADGTLTLSADQKSQMGALTGQVARLDDTHFNFRATGAPANDPGLAFAR
- a CDS encoding YybH family protein — translated: MMKKVVLMLIVAFDATGVSLYAQAVTKSRPSAPQATAATDPAARSDDEKAIRVLLDAFTKAFDAGDAAAAAATYSENGIVVDEQGERTEGRAAIRDQYARSFADNPGSTITIKVDSLRLLGPETAIEEGRTTIKPAAGAGAPDVSRFVAVYVKQGGQWRQAVVRDEIARDLTPHDHLKELEWLVGDWVNESQDAVVSTTCAWAVGGNFLDREFTMKTEGRPVLSGTQRIGWDPLKQQFKTWIFDSEGGHGEGYFTRIGDEWVIKVEGVRQDGQPASSTNVVRRLGKDRISWQSVQRTLGGTAIPGVDEFVIVRKPPQVGK